From a region of the Acidicapsa acidisoli genome:
- a CDS encoding glycoside hydrolase family 38 N-terminal domain-containing protein: MEKPGFALPIRGIANKGGRPVQPIQLTIAHSGTDATLVVRADRQEVDRRVLTSGTHTFTVFVDPVETARQLLIDYEIAGKSDSAQVRIEPVRKLQIFILPHSHHDLGYTDLQKNVEAKQMANISKGIELARNTADYPPGARFIWNLEVLWGADLFIRTKAAPEREEFISAVKKGWVAINGMYANELTGLCRPEELLQLLRYSIELGNQCGVRVDSAMISDVPGYTWGTVSAMVQAGIRYFSAAPNYFDRIGSFMVEWQDKPFWWVSPSGNERVLFWVPWTGYAMSHIMKLNPKWVNKYQARLDEIGFPYQISYIRWSGQGDNAPPDPDICEFVKQWNEEYEWPRFSISTTSDAFAAFEKQHGHQLPELKGDLTPYWEDGAGSSALETRMNRGAAERLVQAATLSTMLAPQAYKNTDFDAAWRNVLLYSEHTWGAWNSVSDSENPFVAQQWQVKRQFAVDAENESKRLLDGVLDAYSSGSDNSTVDVHNTSSWPRTEVVLISKEGSRGKDHVKNEHGISVPSQRLSTEELAFLAENVPALGSASFHLSAGASHAPSIRVTVLDGVLDNGVVRAKVDSKNGNVVELTSSRNTHNLVDTSSNEAVNKYLFLEGSDVSRVSTSGPVRIAIEDPGPLVATIRIESSAPGCLDLVRRVRLKANMDWIELSNTINKKRAPLNPHPGKDGPAVEFAQHGSKESMQFAFPFAIENGQIHIDVPLAVMRPEIDQLPGSCKNWLLVGRWIDVANAEYGVTCATLDAPLVEIGYISATMLGSQTHPEIWRKHIEPTSKFYSWVMNNHWGTNYRAYQDGLIEFRYALRPHSGYEPAAASRFAISMSQPLIASAQGQRSRTSLKLRIDQEDVLLQECKPSRDGSAWIVRLFGAAGENRRANLTWTDGRPIKVWRSNLGEQPLELLGTHVDVLAWELVTLRIEALNT; the protein is encoded by the coding sequence ATGGAAAAGCCGGGCTTCGCCCTGCCAATTCGCGGAATCGCGAATAAGGGTGGAAGACCAGTCCAACCGATCCAATTGACGATTGCGCACTCCGGAACGGACGCAACATTGGTCGTACGCGCCGACCGCCAAGAAGTCGACCGTCGCGTTCTGACTTCAGGGACACATACGTTTACGGTCTTTGTTGATCCGGTTGAAACAGCCAGGCAACTGCTTATCGACTATGAGATCGCGGGCAAGTCGGATTCGGCCCAAGTTCGCATAGAACCAGTACGCAAACTCCAGATCTTCATCTTGCCTCACTCTCACCATGACCTTGGATACACCGATCTTCAGAAGAATGTTGAAGCAAAACAAATGGCAAATATCTCCAAGGGAATCGAGCTAGCGCGAAACACGGCCGACTACCCGCCAGGAGCCCGGTTCATTTGGAACCTCGAAGTTCTGTGGGGAGCAGATCTGTTCATAAGAACTAAGGCCGCGCCAGAGCGCGAGGAGTTCATCAGCGCGGTGAAGAAGGGCTGGGTTGCGATCAACGGGATGTATGCGAACGAGCTTACTGGCCTTTGCCGGCCTGAAGAGCTTCTACAATTGCTTCGTTACTCAATTGAGTTAGGCAATCAATGCGGAGTCCGCGTTGACTCAGCCATGATTAGCGATGTGCCAGGGTATACCTGGGGGACGGTCTCAGCGATGGTCCAAGCAGGTATACGCTACTTCTCGGCTGCTCCCAATTACTTCGACCGCATTGGGAGCTTTATGGTTGAGTGGCAGGATAAACCATTCTGGTGGGTCTCTCCTTCAGGCAATGAAAGAGTACTTTTCTGGGTTCCGTGGACCGGGTATGCGATGTCGCACATCATGAAGCTAAACCCAAAGTGGGTCAACAAGTATCAAGCGAGACTGGATGAGATCGGTTTCCCCTATCAGATCTCTTATATTCGGTGGTCGGGCCAAGGCGACAACGCGCCTCCTGATCCGGACATTTGCGAGTTCGTGAAGCAATGGAATGAAGAATACGAATGGCCGCGCTTCTCTATTTCGACGACAAGCGATGCGTTCGCGGCATTCGAGAAACAGCATGGGCACCAACTGCCGGAATTAAAGGGCGACTTGACTCCCTATTGGGAGGATGGAGCGGGATCATCGGCTTTGGAGACACGCATGAACCGCGGAGCAGCCGAGCGCTTGGTTCAGGCAGCAACACTCTCTACGATGCTCGCGCCGCAGGCATATAAGAACACCGATTTTGACGCAGCCTGGAGAAATGTCTTGTTGTATTCGGAGCACACCTGGGGAGCGTGGAATAGTGTTTCGGATTCAGAGAATCCCTTTGTCGCACAACAATGGCAAGTTAAACGCCAATTCGCGGTTGACGCCGAGAATGAATCAAAGAGGCTCCTGGACGGGGTGCTCGACGCATACTCAAGCGGGAGCGACAACTCAACCGTAGATGTACATAACACCTCTTCCTGGCCCAGGACAGAAGTGGTCCTGATCTCGAAAGAGGGGTCTCGGGGCAAAGATCATGTGAAGAACGAACACGGCATATCTGTTCCATCGCAGCGTCTTTCAACCGAAGAATTGGCTTTCCTCGCAGAGAATGTTCCGGCGCTGGGGAGTGCGAGTTTTCATCTTTCAGCAGGAGCGTCGCATGCTCCGTCAATACGCGTTACGGTGCTGGATGGAGTCTTGGATAACGGTGTTGTGCGCGCGAAAGTCGACAGCAAGAACGGCAACGTCGTCGAGCTGACGTCGAGCAGGAACACGCACAACCTCGTGGACACCAGTTCAAACGAGGCGGTAAACAAGTATCTGTTCCTTGAAGGTAGTGACGTTTCAAGAGTGAGCACGAGCGGGCCTGTGCGCATCGCAATCGAGGACCCCGGCCCCCTTGTTGCTACGATCCGTATCGAGTCTTCCGCGCCGGGATGTTTGGACCTTGTTCGCCGCGTGCGATTGAAGGCTAACATGGATTGGATTGAACTATCCAACACCATAAATAAGAAACGCGCACCCCTGAATCCGCACCCTGGCAAAGATGGACCTGCCGTAGAATTTGCTCAACATGGGTCCAAAGAAAGCATGCAATTTGCCTTTCCGTTTGCTATTGAGAACGGTCAAATTCACATCGATGTTCCTCTTGCAGTAATGCGGCCTGAGATTGATCAACTTCCGGGATCTTGCAAGAACTGGTTACTTGTGGGCCGGTGGATTGATGTAGCAAATGCAGAGTACGGCGTCACCTGTGCGACACTCGATGCGCCTCTGGTTGAAATCGGCTATATTTCGGCCACCATGCTAGGCTCGCAAACCCATCCTGAGATCTGGCGTAAGCATATTGAGCCCACGTCAAAGTTCTATTCCTGGGTCATGAACAATCATTGGGGAACGAATTACCGCGCGTATCAGGATGGACTCATCGAGTTTCGGTATGCGCTTCGCCCGCACAGCGGTTACGAGCCTGCAGCTGCCAGCCGATTTGCGATTAGCATGTCACAGCCCCTTATTGCTTCGGCCCAAGGGCAGCGATCTCGAACGTCCCTGAAGCTCCGGATAGATCAGGAAGATGTACTCCTGCAGGAGTGCAAGCCAAGTAGAGATGGCTCCGCGTGGATTGTACGACTGTTCGGCGCCGCGGGAGAAAACCGTAGAGCCAACTTAACGTGGACAGATGGTAGGCCAATCAAGGTTTGGCGTAGCAACCTCGGCGAGCAACCGCTTGAACTGCTTGGTACGCATGTGGACGTACTCGCTTGGGAGTTGGTCACCTTGCGCATCGAAGCACTAAACACATAG
- a CDS encoding PAS domain-containing sensor histidine kinase: protein MVSKSGTNTGTNSSADFPFHESAKSERRAHELFRKIADGVPICICIMASDGGMVYANKVASTVLGKPTEQILGNQWMQHIHPEQYEEAHENWMCCVATRTPLDTRWMMLQSDGLYRWQHILAVPSFNEEGQLANWCLVIVDIDEQVRTEVHLREMRAKLNNASRIATVVALSASIAHELNRPLTNVVTSAQDGKRWLAADPSKTGEAAASLEEMLRDGRAVNENMQHICALFKQETFDKKEASVSEMIKEAIRMIQQVPRWRDISIEYSFERDLAKIFVDPIQIQEVLINLFSNALEAMEITSASPRLQICVAIVSDKEVLVQVIVNGPGVDDLENIFKTLVTTEEKGIGVGLAISRSMVETQEGQLWAENNPKGGTRFNLRFPISRISTAAPSSRWR, encoded by the coding sequence GTGGTAAGTAAGTCAGGGACGAACACGGGGACGAATTCGTCGGCCGACTTTCCATTCCACGAGTCGGCCAAATCAGAGCGCCGGGCGCATGAACTCTTCCGGAAAATCGCCGACGGTGTTCCCATCTGCATCTGCATTATGGCTTCCGACGGAGGCATGGTTTACGCGAATAAAGTCGCGTCGACTGTTTTGGGAAAGCCGACCGAACAGATTCTTGGCAACCAGTGGATGCAGCACATTCATCCTGAACAATATGAAGAGGCGCACGAAAACTGGATGTGTTGTGTTGCAACCAGGACTCCCCTCGATACGAGATGGATGATGTTGCAATCTGATGGGCTATATCGCTGGCAGCATATTCTTGCAGTTCCATCATTCAACGAGGAGGGCCAGTTGGCGAACTGGTGCTTGGTGATTGTTGATATCGATGAGCAGGTACGCACCGAAGTTCATCTCCGAGAAATGCGCGCGAAACTTAACAATGCCTCACGAATCGCGACGGTTGTTGCGCTCTCTGCTTCTATTGCACACGAACTTAATCGACCATTGACGAATGTCGTCACGAGCGCTCAGGACGGAAAGCGATGGTTGGCTGCTGACCCGTCGAAGACTGGGGAAGCCGCCGCGTCACTTGAGGAAATGCTTCGCGACGGACGGGCCGTCAATGAAAATATGCAACATATATGTGCTTTGTTCAAACAGGAGACATTCGACAAGAAGGAAGCAAGCGTTTCTGAAATGATCAAGGAAGCCATACGAATGATCCAGCAAGTCCCACGTTGGCGAGATATTTCGATTGAGTACAGCTTCGAGAGAGATCTCGCGAAGATTTTTGTCGATCCGATCCAGATTCAGGAAGTGTTGATCAATCTCTTCTCGAATGCACTTGAAGCAATGGAGATTACCTCCGCCAGCCCGCGACTCCAAATCTGCGTTGCGATCGTTAGCGACAAAGAGGTGCTTGTACAGGTAATTGTCAACGGACCGGGCGTCGACGATCTCGAGAATATCTTCAAGACCCTTGTAACAACCGAGGAAAAGGGTATAGGCGTCGGTTTGGCTATCTCTCGCTCAATGGTCGAAACGCAGGAAGGACAACTTTGGGCGGAGAACAATCCCAAAGGCGGAACACGGTTCAATTTGCGGTTCCCTATATCCCGCATATCAACAGCCGCTCCATCATCTCGGTGGAGATAG
- a CDS encoding DeoR/GlpR family DNA-binding transcription regulator, with product MAPKTDNLVARHEYILRRLQETGGVEVDELCNTLGASVATIRRDLEDLESRSLLRRTRGGAVPIGPLFYEPFRHDNSFQDKINSFAEEKRRIAQAASGLVSTGQTVALSGGTTTTEVVRCLRVLTGISIITNTVNVAMELSSRKDIEVIVTGGHLRGSWFTLVGPLATAGAEMLFSDIMFIGVDGIDAKKGLTCTNPSEAEVLRKLVHNAKVKVVVADHSKLGSVSKYLLCPTKEIDRLITDTGASASAIAPFKKLGIDVTLV from the coding sequence ATGGCTCCCAAGACTGATAATCTCGTCGCACGTCACGAATACATTCTTCGCCGCCTGCAGGAGACGGGTGGAGTCGAAGTCGACGAACTTTGCAACACGCTTGGCGCATCGGTAGCAACGATCCGCCGCGACCTCGAGGATCTTGAAAGCCGGTCGCTTCTAAGGCGAACACGCGGCGGAGCGGTACCTATCGGGCCGTTGTTCTACGAACCGTTTCGGCATGACAATTCCTTTCAAGACAAGATAAATAGCTTCGCCGAAGAAAAGCGTCGGATTGCGCAGGCAGCATCTGGCCTCGTCAGCACGGGACAAACCGTTGCGTTGAGCGGAGGTACCACGACCACCGAAGTGGTGCGATGCCTAAGAGTGCTGACCGGCATCTCGATCATTACGAATACCGTAAATGTGGCAATGGAATTGAGTAGCAGGAAGGATATCGAGGTGATTGTGACGGGAGGGCACCTCCGCGGAAGTTGGTTTACTCTCGTGGGTCCGCTCGCTACCGCCGGTGCTGAGATGCTCTTCTCCGATATCATGTTCATCGGCGTCGACGGCATCGATGCGAAGAAGGGCTTGACCTGCACGAATCCTTCCGAAGCCGAAGTCCTGCGCAAACTGGTGCACAATGCCAAAGTGAAGGTCGTTGTGGCCGATCACAGCAAACTCGGTTCTGTCAGCAAGTATCTCCTCTGTCCAACAAAGGAAATAGATAGGTTAATTACTGATACGGGGGCATCCGCTTCAGCCATTGCGCCATTCAAAAAACTCGGTATAGATGTCACCCTGGTCTAG
- a CDS encoding GH92 family glycosyl hydrolase produces MKGADIRVGKVSRRSFATGSALSLASMWLQPKMIASELRQADHQPWRFINPLIGASTNIKLGEGKTFPGPATPFGMVQPGPDTITGGDQGPGYSYEHTTIEGFSFLRMSGVGWYGDFGNLLVMPTTGQMKLDSGRVDHPGEGWRSAFSHSREVAEANYYAVTLDDYGIRAEVTAAPRSGMLRFTFPRTETARIQLDLARRIGGTSTRQYVKVAGERAIEGWMRCPAIGGGWGNGEGQVGYTVHFHLEFSEPLIEYGVWKINVPDGTFPVAKGLVTDYFTSEPYRELVKRAEVLNGCKEMEANHIGFFAEFPQHNPEKPILVKAGISFVSVEGARQNLAREIREWDFEEVRDRGRALWNDALNSIQIEGASDVDQRIFTTALYHVMIDPRDISDLSGEYVAADSTVHKSVGYTPRTIFSGWDVFRGAFPLLTLTNATLINDEINSLIALAETSGKGYLERWEIMNAYSGCMDGDPATSVILDAYTKGIRGFDIEKAYAFCRQTAAGEDGSTNRLHNSFYMKHGYVPDQVSWTLDNYYYDWCVSKLATALGKTEDAKVFGQRSTQFKSIYDPQVDSMRAKAANGDWIPWKGKTEFGQGCTESNPGQQTWFVPHDVHGLIELMGGKEVFARKLEDFFEKTPDSFGWNSYYNHSNEPVHHVPYLFVYAGKPWLTQKWVRRILANAYHDDVNGICGNDDVGQMSAWYVLGALGFYPVCPGDGIYVLSSPLFPKATLNLDKHYYKGAKFTIIARNHSSKNSYIQSARLNGKPLSRAWIRHSEIAAGGQLEYVMSSEPNLSWGTSDQDLPPPSSHSA; encoded by the coding sequence ATGAAGGGGGCTGATATTCGGGTGGGTAAGGTTTCACGTAGGTCCTTCGCAACAGGTTCAGCACTGTCACTCGCATCGATGTGGCTTCAGCCCAAGATGATTGCGAGTGAGTTGCGGCAGGCGGATCACCAGCCATGGCGTTTCATCAATCCGTTGATTGGAGCGAGCACCAACATAAAACTTGGCGAAGGAAAAACGTTCCCCGGGCCAGCAACACCGTTCGGCATGGTACAGCCTGGACCGGACACGATCACTGGAGGAGACCAGGGGCCTGGCTACTCGTATGAACATACAACAATTGAGGGCTTCAGCTTCCTACGCATGAGCGGGGTTGGCTGGTATGGAGACTTCGGCAACTTGCTCGTGATGCCGACGACTGGCCAGATGAAGCTTGATAGCGGACGAGTGGACCATCCGGGCGAGGGATGGAGATCGGCCTTTAGCCACTCGCGCGAGGTAGCAGAGGCGAACTACTATGCAGTCACCCTAGATGACTATGGTATCCGCGCAGAGGTGACGGCTGCTCCGAGATCCGGAATGCTGCGGTTTACTTTTCCTCGCACCGAAACAGCACGCATACAATTAGACCTTGCGCGGCGCATTGGTGGCACCTCGACTCGCCAATATGTGAAGGTCGCAGGTGAACGGGCGATTGAAGGCTGGATGCGTTGTCCGGCGATCGGAGGCGGTTGGGGCAACGGTGAGGGGCAAGTTGGTTATACCGTACACTTCCATCTGGAATTCTCCGAGCCCCTCATCGAATATGGCGTCTGGAAGATCAATGTTCCCGATGGGACCTTTCCTGTAGCAAAAGGACTGGTCACCGATTACTTCACCAGCGAGCCATATCGAGAGTTGGTCAAACGTGCCGAAGTTCTCAATGGATGTAAGGAAATGGAAGCAAACCACATCGGATTCTTCGCGGAGTTTCCGCAGCACAATCCCGAAAAGCCCATCTTAGTAAAGGCAGGAATCAGCTTCGTCAGTGTGGAGGGAGCACGCCAGAACTTGGCCAGGGAGATTCGCGAATGGGATTTTGAGGAAGTACGCGATAGAGGGCGGGCCCTTTGGAACGATGCTCTGAATTCAATTCAGATTGAAGGCGCTTCTGACGTGGACCAGAGAATCTTTACGACTGCTCTTTACCATGTGATGATCGACCCGCGTGATATCTCTGATCTGAGTGGAGAGTATGTCGCTGCCGACAGTACAGTTCACAAGAGTGTCGGTTACACGCCAAGGACGATCTTTAGCGGTTGGGATGTCTTTCGAGGGGCATTTCCCCTTCTGACACTGACGAACGCGACCCTCATCAACGATGAGATTAATTCCCTCATTGCTTTGGCCGAAACGAGCGGCAAGGGCTATCTCGAACGATGGGAGATCATGAATGCATACAGTGGCTGTATGGACGGCGATCCCGCTACGTCCGTAATCCTCGATGCCTATACCAAAGGCATTCGTGGTTTTGATATCGAAAAAGCATATGCCTTTTGCCGACAAACCGCAGCCGGAGAAGATGGATCCACGAACCGCCTCCACAACAGCTTCTACATGAAGCACGGCTACGTTCCCGACCAAGTATCGTGGACTCTCGACAATTACTACTACGATTGGTGCGTCTCGAAGCTGGCAACGGCTCTCGGGAAAACAGAGGACGCCAAGGTGTTCGGTCAACGGTCAACACAGTTCAAATCCATCTATGATCCGCAGGTCGACAGTATGCGGGCGAAAGCTGCGAACGGTGACTGGATTCCATGGAAAGGAAAGACCGAATTCGGACAAGGGTGCACGGAGAGCAACCCTGGTCAGCAAACCTGGTTTGTTCCACACGATGTGCATGGGCTAATCGAACTCATGGGCGGCAAAGAAGTGTTCGCCAGGAAACTGGAAGACTTTTTTGAAAAGACGCCGGATTCCTTTGGGTGGAACTCCTATTACAACCATTCGAATGAACCGGTGCACCACGTACCCTACCTATTCGTATATGCCGGAAAACCATGGCTTACCCAGAAGTGGGTACGGCGAATTCTCGCAAACGCCTATCACGATGACGTCAATGGCATCTGCGGCAACGACGATGTGGGACAGATGTCGGCTTGGTACGTTCTGGGCGCACTCGGCTTTTACCCCGTATGCCCAGGCGATGGTATCTACGTCCTCAGTAGCCCACTCTTTCCAAAGGCTACCTTGAACCTTGACAAGCACTACTACAAAGGGGCGAAGTTTACGATCATAGCTCGTAACCATTCCTCCAAAAACAGTTATATCCAAAGTGCAAGATTGAATGGGAAGCCATTAAGCCGAGCGTGGATTCGCCATAGTGAAATTGCGGCTGGTGGGCAGCTTGAGTATGTGATGTCATCTGAGCCCAACCTGAGTTGGGGTACTTCAGACCAAGACTTGCCGCCTCCATCATCCCACTCCGCATGA
- a CDS encoding chitobiase/beta-hexosaminidase C-terminal domain-containing protein, with translation MRETCRATSGAAIYYTTNGTTPTNAGRKDWSDKVRCILALTAAAHCSALEITSRLLSPGFRSNSDFRVWDSG, from the coding sequence ATCCGTGAAACTTGCCGCGCAACCTCCGGAGCGGCGATCTACTACACTACCAACGGCACAACTCCAACCAATGCTGGGCGAAAGGACTGGAGCGACAAAGTAAGATGCATCCTGGCGCTGACTGCTGCGGCCCACTGTTCTGCTCTGGAGATCACATCCCGACTTCTATCTCCGGGTTTTCGCTCTAACTCTGACTTTCGAGTCTGGGACTCTGGGTGA
- a CDS encoding NAD(P)-dependent oxidoreductase: protein MADHIAILGLGTMGAGMASNLLKGGFSLAVYNRTAAKAHALVSAGARLASTPAEAAKGASIVIGMLADDAASREVWTGKYGALEGSSHGAILIESSTVSPAWIAELAGLAAKRGAELLDAPVTGSRMQAEAGQLTFLVGGSEKALEAATPVLQSMSKQIVLLGPVGSGAKMKLINNFLCGVQVASLAEGLTWIERSGLNREQALSVLKSGAPGSPLFSAISERMVNHDYAVNFLLRLMTKDLAYAHAEATNCDVDLKTAEVARGLFQSAIEKGFAEEDMAAVIEPLRAK from the coding sequence GTGGCAGATCATATAGCGATTCTCGGGTTGGGTACGATGGGCGCAGGTATGGCCTCGAACCTGCTTAAAGGTGGATTCTCGTTAGCTGTGTATAACCGCACCGCGGCCAAGGCACACGCGCTCGTGAGTGCCGGAGCACGATTGGCTTCGACGCCTGCTGAAGCTGCGAAGGGGGCATCGATCGTTATCGGAATGTTGGCCGATGATGCCGCGTCCCGTGAAGTATGGACGGGCAAATACGGAGCGCTCGAGGGCTCATCGCACGGCGCGATTCTAATTGAGTCGAGCACCGTGAGTCCTGCATGGATAGCCGAACTCGCTGGGCTTGCAGCGAAGCGTGGAGCGGAATTGCTCGATGCCCCAGTGACGGGTAGCCGCATGCAGGCCGAAGCTGGCCAACTCACTTTCCTGGTGGGCGGCAGTGAAAAAGCCCTTGAGGCCGCGACACCAGTCCTGCAGTCCATGAGCAAGCAGATCGTTCTTCTCGGTCCTGTTGGGAGTGGCGCCAAGATGAAGCTAATCAATAACTTTCTGTGTGGCGTCCAGGTCGCGTCTTTGGCAGAGGGTCTGACTTGGATTGAGCGCAGCGGGCTCAACAGGGAGCAGGCACTTTCCGTGCTGAAATCAGGAGCACCGGGAAGCCCTCTGTTCAGCGCCATTTCAGAACGAATGGTCAACCACGATTATGCGGTGAATTTTCTGCTCAGGTTAATGACGAAGGACCTAGCTTACGCCCACGCCGAAGCAACAAACTGTGACGTCGATTTGAAGACGGCAGAGGTCGCAAGAGGTCTCTTTCAATCTGCTATCGAAAAGGGTTTCGCCGAAGAGGACATGGCAGCCGTGATCGAACCATTGCGCGCCAAATAA
- the araD1 gene encoding AraD1 family protein translates to MVHLVQIDNGLSRRVAMVDEPYLRCLNDVRSIYQLAQSCLQSGERLSDLALALAQGETLDYDAVYTGTSEWRLLAPIDVPEQPSRLTIAGTGLTHLGSAKDRQAMHLANTGRDAEIAEKPSAAVTDSMRMFQWGVERGRPAPGEIGIAPEWFYKGNGAMLRGPFEPLTVPAYAEDGGEEAEIAGIYIIGGNGMPYRIGMTIGNEFSDHQFEKRNYLNLAGSKLRICSIGPELVIGADFEVVEGSVQIKRGAETIWSKEIETGEANMCHSLANLEHHHFKFEGHRQPGDVHVHFFGAHSLSFGDGITLRDGDWMEIHFDGFGRALRNPLRTESKDTYRLVQASSLA, encoded by the coding sequence ATGGTTCACCTGGTTCAGATTGACAACGGCTTGTCACGCAGGGTTGCTATGGTTGACGAGCCTTATCTCCGCTGCCTCAATGACGTGCGAAGTATCTACCAGCTAGCGCAAAGCTGCCTGCAAAGTGGCGAGAGGCTCAGCGACCTTGCGCTTGCGCTCGCGCAGGGAGAAACGTTGGACTACGACGCAGTCTACACGGGGACTTCCGAGTGGCGCCTGCTAGCTCCCATCGATGTGCCAGAGCAGCCCTCGCGGCTCACAATCGCCGGGACTGGTCTGACCCATCTGGGAAGTGCAAAAGATCGGCAAGCCATGCATCTTGCCAACACCGGAAGAGACGCGGAAATTGCTGAAAAACCTTCTGCTGCTGTAACAGACAGCATGCGAATGTTTCAGTGGGGTGTCGAACGCGGACGCCCTGCGCCAGGAGAAATCGGGATTGCGCCAGAATGGTTCTATAAGGGCAACGGCGCGATGCTGCGCGGACCATTCGAGCCCTTGACAGTCCCAGCTTATGCGGAGGACGGCGGCGAAGAAGCAGAAATCGCAGGGATCTACATCATCGGCGGAAACGGAATGCCCTATCGGATCGGGATGACCATTGGCAATGAATTCTCCGACCATCAATTCGAAAAGCGCAATTATCTCAACCTCGCCGGCTCCAAGCTCCGCATTTGCAGCATTGGTCCGGAACTCGTGATTGGCGCAGATTTTGAAGTAGTTGAAGGTTCAGTGCAGATCAAGCGAGGTGCAGAGACTATCTGGTCCAAGGAAATAGAAACGGGCGAGGCAAATATGTGCCATAGTCTCGCGAATCTGGAACATCACCACTTCAAGTTCGAAGGACATCGCCAGCCAGGCGACGTACATGTGCATTTCTTCGGAGCACACTCGTTGAGCTTTGGCGACGGCATTACGCTGCGGGATGGCGACTGGATGGAAATTCACTTCGACGGCTTCGGAAGGGCATTGCGCAACCCGCTCCGGACGGAGTCAAAAGACACCTACAGACTTGTGCAGGCAAGCTCACTTGCCTGA